The genome window GTAACGACGACTTCCTCGACCTGGGTGGCGTCATCGTCGGTTGAGGTCTGATCCTGCGCCTGCGCCTGGACCGGCATGGCCCCCAGCGCCATCCCGAACGTCAGGGCGGATACACCGCACAGCAGGTGGCTTACACGGGGGCGGAGCCCCAAAAATCGGGTGTCGGTCAAGAAATTCCCCCCTGAGGAACGCGTTTATTGGACAGCTTGACAGCGCTGTCATTTCGAAATCTATCACGCTGTCGATATTTGGTCAATAAGCGCCCGGCCCGGGTCCTGACGGCCGCGTTGCGTGCTTCCTTGGAGTTCTGATGACGTCCAGACCTGACAACGCGATCCGGAGCGTGCTCATCGTCGGTGGCGGCACCGCCGGCTGGATGGCGGCGGCGGCCCTGGCGCGATTAGGGCAAAACGGGGTGACCCGGGTCACCCTGGTCGAATCGGAGGACATCGGGACCGTGGGCGTGGGGGAAGCCACGATCCCTCCCCTCGCCAGCTTCAATGCCCTGCTGGGCATCGATGAGGCCGATTTCCTAAGGCAGACCCAAGGCAGCTTCAAACTCGGAATCGAGTTCGTCGACTGGGGGCAGCGCGGCGATCGCTATATCCATCCCTTCGGCTCCTTCGGCGTCGACATGGAGGGGATCAAATTCCACCAGTTCTGGCTGATGGCCCGGGCGATGGGTCGGCCCGAGCCGCTGGGTGACTACAGCCTTTGCATCGCCGCGGCCCGGCGCAACCGGATGGCCCGGCCAAGCGCGGACCCCCAAACGGTCCTCTCCAGCCTCAAGCACGCCTATCATTTCGATGCCGGACTGTACGCCGCCTATCTGCGGCGGATCGCCGAAGGACATGGCGTGACGCGCGTCGAGGGTCGGATTGCAGACGTGGCCCTGCGACCCGAAGACGGGTTTGTGGAATCCGTGACGCTGACGGACGGCCGGTGTCTGGCGGCTGACCTCTTCGTGGACTGTTCGGGGTTCCGCGGCCTCATCATCGAGCAGGCGCTGAAAGCTGGCTACGAAGACTGGTCCCACTGGCTTCCGTGCGACCGGGCCCTGGCCGTCCCCAGCGCAAAAGCGGGGGCCTTGACGCCCTATACGCGCTCGACGGCCGACAGGGCCGGTTGGCGCTGGCGCATTCCGCTCCAGCACCGGACAGGCAACGGCTATGTCTATTCGAGCGGATACATCTCCGATGACGACGCCGCCTCGGCGCTCCTCGGCGGTCTGGACGGCGAGGCTCTTGGTGATCCTCGCCCACTCCGCTTTGTCACCGGCCGCCGCAAGCAGCAGTGGGTGAAAAACTGCGTGGCGCTGGGGTTGTCTTCAGGGTTTCTGGAACCTCTGGAGTCGACCAGTATTCACCTGATCCAGTCAGGCATCTCAAAGCTGCTGGCGCTGTTTCCAGACCGGTCGTTCGACCCGGTGATGATCGACGAGTTCAACCGGCTTTCGAAAACGCAGTTCGAACAGATCCGCGACTTCATCATTCTGCACTACAAGGCCACGGCACGGACCGACACACCCTTCTGGGACTATGTGCGGACCATGGAGGTGCCCGATACGCTGTCGCGCAAGGTCGAGCTCTTCCGGCGGTCAGGCCGGTTTTTCCGCTACGAGGACGAACTGTTCAGTGAAGCCAGCTGGGTCGCCGTCATGCTGGGCCAGGGGATAACGCCCGAGACCTGGGATCCCTTGGTCGACACGATCGATCGAGGCGCGGTCCTGCGAAAGATGTCGGGCCTTCGTGACATCATCGCCCGCACCGCCGAGGCGATGCCCACCCACGAAGCCTTCATCGCGCGCTACTGCGCGGCGTCCTGAAGGGCCGGTGCGGCAGCCGGACAGATCGTGTCGTTCTCGTTGGGGGCCAATCGGACCTCCGAGACAGACACCGTAAAGGCATCGTTGCTGGACAGCCGGAAGGGGCGATCGACGACAGAAACGTCGGCACCGGCGGCCGCGAAGCAGGACAACCGGACCTTCACGCTCCGCCATTCGCCCAGCGGGGCTGCCGAGAAGACCGAAGTCGCATCGACCCCACCCTGCCCGACGGCCAGCCTGACCTGGCCCTGAGGCGCCGCGTCGACGCGGTAACGGAATGCCAGTGCGAGTTCGCCATTGCTCTGACGCGTCAGGTCCACGGCCTGACCCCAGATCAATCCGCTGGAAACATGGTTCGGCTGGAAGGCGAGCCTCAGCCCGCTTTCCTGCGCCAGATCGTCGACCGTCTCGACCACCAGCCCGCCTCGAGGGCTGGCCGCTTCTGCCGTCAGGTCGGATCGGCTCTGGCCCCCTTCGTCCTCGAGAGCCAGCGACCAGGGAGAAACCACACGGCCGTCGACAAAGTATTGGTCGAGGCTGGACGCCGTAATGGCCACCCCGCTCTCTTCGGACAGAAGTCCGAGTTCGGTCGTATCGGCGTAGGTGCGGCCGTAGCCGTAGGCGAACTGGGGGTCGTAGGCCGGGGACCCATGGTTCAGTGGTGCGCCCCTTGCATCCTTTGGCCAGGAAAAGGACAGGGTGCCGGTAAAATCATTGCGGGAGGCCCCTGCGGAATCGCCGATCAGGACGTCGGCGATGCCTCCGCCCTCGGATCCAGGAAGCCACGCCGCCACAAAGGCGTCCGACGCATTGATTTCCGGGTTGGTCCACATCGGCCGTCCAGAAAGGAACACGGAAACCGTCGGGATCCCCGCGGCTCGCAGGCGCCTCAGGATCTGGAGGGGGGTCTCATCCAGGAAATCTAGGGTCTCGACGTCGCCCTGGAACTCCGCATAGGGCGTCTCGCCGAACACGACGACCGCCACATCGGGCCTCTCGGCAAAAGAACCATCCGGACTGAGCACGGCCCTCCCGCCAGCGTTCGACATCGCTTCATTGATGCCGCCCCAGATCGACTGTCCGTTCGGGAAGTCGGCATTGCTGTTGCCGGTGCCTTGCCAGGACAATGTCCAGCCACCCGCCGCCTGACCGATGTCATCGGCAGCCGTCCCCGCGACGAGCACCGTCCCATTCCCATGAATCGGGAGGACGCCGCCGTTGTTCTTCAGCAGCACCAGGGATCGGCGGACGGCTTCGCGGGCCAGGGCGCGGTGGTCGCCCGAGCCCAGAGCCTCGAGGTGACCCTCAACGGGCCGGGACGTTTCGAACAGTCCGGCCTTGACCTTGGCGCGCAAGATGCGTCGGACGGCCTCCTCGACGCGAGACATGGGGATTTCGCCGGAGCGAACCTGCGCCAGTGTATTGGCGTACAGCGGCCGCCAGCTGTCGGGTGCCATCAGCATGTCGATGCCCGCATTGATCGCGGCGGCGCAGCTTTCGTTCGAACAGCCGGGCACCTGCCCATGGGCGTTCCAGTCCGAAACGACGAATCCCTGGAAGCCCAGCGGACCGCGCAGCACGTCCGTAAGGATGCCGGCGTTGCCGGAATGCTTGACCCCATTCCAGCTCGAGAAGCTGGCCATGATCGACAGAACGCCCGCATCGATCGCGGCAGGATAGCCGCCCAGATGGATGTCGATCAGCTCCTGCTCGGTACCCTCGAAATCGCCCTGGTCCTTGCCGCCGGTCGTTCCCCCGTCCGCCAGGAAATGCTTGGCGGAGCCGGCGATGTGACCGGGTGCCAGCGGCTGGCCTGCGATCAGCTGTCCCTGAAGGCCCAGCGTCATGGCCCCGCCATAGCTGGCCGCGATTTCAGGATCCTCGCCATAGCTTTCATAGGCGCGCCCCCAACGGTCGTCGCGCGCGACAGCCAGCGTCGGCCCGAAGGTCCAGTCCGCCCCGGTCACCGCGACTTCAAGCGCCGTGGCTTCTCCGATGCGACGGATCAGATCGGGATCTCTGGCAGCACCGAGGCCGATGTTGTGGGGAAACAGGGTCGCGCCAACGATGTTGTTGTGCCCGTGGACCGCATCGATACCGTAGATCAGCGGAACCATGGTGCCCGGGCGCGCCGCATTGGCTTCGCGGAAAGCCCGGGCGAGCGCGACCCATTCACCTGCCGGTGCCCGGTCGTTTCCGCCCGGAGCCGAATTGCCGCCCGCCAGGATTGACCCGAGCGGGTAGGTCAGCAGGTCTGACGGCTGGATGCTCGAGATATCGGCCTGGATCAGTTGGCCGACCTTCTCCTCCAGGGACATGCGCCCCATCAGTTCGGTGATGAAGGCTTCGGTTTCCGGGTCGGTCATGGCAGCAGGCGACGCCGCACGGGGCCACAGGGCAGAATGTGTGGTTGCGGCTTCGACGACCGTTGCGCCGGGCACGGACT of Brevundimonas subvibrioides contains these proteins:
- a CDS encoding glycoside hydrolase family 3 protein, whose amino-acid sequence is MRTAVSILVLTLALQTSAAAQSVPGATVVEAATTHSALWPRAASPAAMTDPETEAFITELMGRMSLEEKVGQLIQADISSIQPSDLLTYPLGSILAGGNSAPGGNDRAPAGEWVALARAFREANAARPGTMVPLIYGIDAVHGHNNIVGATLFPHNIGLGAARDPDLIRRIGEATALEVAVTGADWTFGPTLAVARDDRWGRAYESYGEDPEIAASYGGAMTLGLQGQLIAGQPLAPGHIAGSAKHFLADGGTTGGKDQGDFEGTEQELIDIHLGGYPAAIDAGVLSIMASFSSWNGVKHSGNAGILTDVLRGPLGFQGFVVSDWNAHGQVPGCSNESCAAAINAGIDMLMAPDSWRPLYANTLAQVRSGEIPMSRVEEAVRRILRAKVKAGLFETSRPVEGHLEALGSGDHRALAREAVRRSLVLLKNNGGVLPIHGNGTVLVAGTAADDIGQAAGGWTLSWQGTGNSNADFPNGQSIWGGINEAMSNAGGRAVLSPDGSFAERPDVAVVVFGETPYAEFQGDVETLDFLDETPLQILRRLRAAGIPTVSVFLSGRPMWTNPEINASDAFVAAWLPGSEGGGIADVLIGDSAGASRNDFTGTLSFSWPKDARGAPLNHGSPAYDPQFAYGYGRTYADTTELGLLSEESGVAITASSLDQYFVDGRVVSPWSLALEDEGGQSRSDLTAEAASPRGGLVVETVDDLAQESGLRLAFQPNHVSSGLIWGQAVDLTRQSNGELALAFRYRVDAAPQGQVRLAVGQGGVDATSVFSAAPLGEWRSVKVRLSCFAAAGADVSVVDRPFRLSSNDAFTVSVSEVRLAPNENDTICPAAAPALQDAAQ
- a CDS encoding tryptophan halogenase family protein, with protein sequence MTSRPDNAIRSVLIVGGGTAGWMAAAALARLGQNGVTRVTLVESEDIGTVGVGEATIPPLASFNALLGIDEADFLRQTQGSFKLGIEFVDWGQRGDRYIHPFGSFGVDMEGIKFHQFWLMARAMGRPEPLGDYSLCIAAARRNRMARPSADPQTVLSSLKHAYHFDAGLYAAYLRRIAEGHGVTRVEGRIADVALRPEDGFVESVTLTDGRCLAADLFVDCSGFRGLIIEQALKAGYEDWSHWLPCDRALAVPSAKAGALTPYTRSTADRAGWRWRIPLQHRTGNGYVYSSGYISDDDAASALLGGLDGEALGDPRPLRFVTGRRKQQWVKNCVALGLSSGFLEPLESTSIHLIQSGISKLLALFPDRSFDPVMIDEFNRLSKTQFEQIRDFIILHYKATARTDTPFWDYVRTMEVPDTLSRKVELFRRSGRFFRYEDELFSEASWVAVMLGQGITPETWDPLVDTIDRGAVLRKMSGLRDIIARTAEAMPTHEAFIARYCAAS